One genomic region from Chloroflexota bacterium encodes:
- a CDS encoding FIST N-terminal domain-containing protein → MESTAAIADNPRWSEALAAVGLGDGAPAPAPDLTLFFASPAYEDLETLVAQAYRRSAASVLIGCSGQGIIGPNREVEGQEALSVLHVQLPGAELHPRHITPDELARLRGPEDWLRWAGVPVESLNAWIVLADPFTFDVEALIDGLTSAYPRATIAGGLASGLASEHGTHLFLNGAHYGDGAVILGIGGAYTVRSVVAQGAAPIGEPWTITSVDRNIVRKIGNRPALEVLRETLNALSEEERGRAARNLLVGLAMNEYRERFEQGDFLIRNLLGVDPESGAMAIGAMPEVGQTIQFQIRDAKAADFDLKRQLLQTRQAVDPDLIAGALLCTCNGRGVGLFGSPDHDARAVAAEFGPVPIAGFFCNGEIGPVGGRTYLHGFTASLALFVPRDATPSPRRFVPRDPRPTRGGSRP, encoded by the coding sequence ATGGAATCGACAGCGGCCATCGCCGACAACCCGCGATGGTCGGAAGCGCTCGCGGCGGTTGGCCTGGGCGACGGTGCGCCCGCGCCGGCGCCCGACCTGACCCTCTTTTTCGCCAGCCCCGCCTATGAAGATCTCGAGACGCTCGTGGCACAAGCGTATCGACGGAGCGCGGCCTCCGTGCTCATTGGGTGCTCTGGCCAGGGAATCATCGGCCCGAATCGCGAGGTAGAGGGCCAAGAAGCGCTCTCCGTCCTGCACGTGCAGCTCCCGGGCGCCGAGCTGCACCCGAGACACATCACGCCCGACGAACTGGCGCGCCTTCGTGGCCCGGAGGACTGGCTCCGCTGGGCCGGCGTTCCGGTAGAGAGCCTCAACGCGTGGATCGTGCTCGCCGACCCGTTCACGTTCGATGTCGAGGCGTTGATCGACGGGCTCACGAGCGCGTACCCGCGAGCGACGATAGCCGGTGGGCTGGCGTCCGGTCTGGCATCTGAGCACGGCACGCATCTGTTTCTCAACGGCGCGCACTATGGCGATGGCGCCGTGATCTTAGGCATTGGGGGCGCCTACACGGTGCGATCCGTGGTGGCGCAGGGCGCCGCGCCGATCGGCGAGCCATGGACCATTACGTCCGTGGATCGAAACATCGTGCGCAAGATCGGTAACCGGCCTGCCCTCGAAGTGCTGCGCGAAACGCTCAACGCCTTGTCCGAGGAGGAGCGCGGGCGCGCCGCCCGCAACCTGCTGGTCGGACTCGCCATGAACGAGTACCGGGAGCGATTCGAACAGGGGGATTTCCTGATACGGAACCTGCTGGGAGTCGACCCAGAATCCGGCGCTATGGCCATTGGAGCGATGCCCGAGGTCGGGCAAACGATCCAGTTCCAGATTCGCGACGCCAAGGCGGCGGACTTCGATCTCAAGAGGCAGCTCCTGCAAACCCGGCAGGCTGTCGATCCAGATCTCATCGCCGGCGCATTGCTGTGCACCTGCAATGGACGCGGCGTGGGGCTTTTTGGCAGCCCGGACCACGATGCGCGGGCCGTGGCCGCGGAATTCGGGCCCGTGCCCATCGCCGGCTTCTTCTGTAACGGAGAGATCGGGCCGGTGGGCGGCCGTACGTACTTGCACGGGTTCACGGCGAGCCTCGCCCTCTTCGTTCCCCGCGACGCTACGCCGTCACCTCGGAGATTCGTACCTCGCGACCCTCGTCCGACGCGCGGTGGATCGCGTCCATGA
- a CDS encoding AI-2E family transporter, producing MIARWWIPPLVLVVVLYLAREVLAPFVIAAVLAYVFSPIVSEISERLKLPRIVVVAAVYVILLTVVGLGAWLLGARLIREVRLLGRAGPDLVDAAYVRLLGTETFRLAGQRIDAHVLADWTNSRISDVVAAPADALRVAERALDTVLKMFLSLIALFYLLLDGHRLGPYLLRFVAESRRARVQEVGRHVHNTLSQYIRGQLFLIVLMSVVTYLVLSSLFRLPFALPIAILTGVLEVIPLLGPITAGATAAMVALVQGGTQLMIWVIVAYIVLRQAEDQLIMPIVVGRAVDLHPLVTIFAVLTGAATAGALGAILAVPIAAAIRIILDDIVAESQAADAEPAEEPDTRQLPLPTPERLPPAAD from the coding sequence ATGATAGCCCGATGGTGGATTCCCCCGCTGGTACTCGTGGTCGTCCTGTACCTCGCCCGCGAGGTCCTGGCCCCCTTCGTCATCGCGGCAGTCCTCGCCTACGTGTTCAGTCCGATCGTCAGCGAGATCTCGGAGCGCCTCAAGCTGCCGCGCATCGTGGTCGTGGCTGCCGTCTACGTCATTCTGCTGACGGTCGTGGGCCTGGGCGCGTGGCTGCTGGGGGCTCGACTGATCCGCGAGGTTCGTCTTCTCGGTCGAGCAGGCCCGGATCTGGTCGACGCGGCCTACGTGCGCCTTCTCGGGACGGAAACGTTTCGGCTCGCCGGCCAGCGCATCGACGCCCACGTCCTGGCGGACTGGACGAACAGCCGGATTTCCGACGTGGTGGCTGCGCCGGCCGATGCGCTCCGGGTAGCAGAGCGCGCCCTCGACACTGTTCTCAAGATGTTTCTGTCGCTTATCGCGCTCTTCTACTTGCTTCTTGACGGTCATCGACTGGGGCCATACCTCTTGCGCTTCGTCGCCGAGAGCAGACGAGCGCGCGTCCAGGAGGTCGGGCGCCACGTGCACAATACCCTCAGCCAGTACATCCGTGGCCAGCTCTTTCTCATTGTGCTCATGTCCGTCGTGACGTACCTCGTATTGTCGTCGCTCTTTCGCCTGCCGTTCGCGCTGCCCATTGCGATCTTGACCGGTGTCCTCGAAGTCATTCCGCTGCTGGGACCCATTACTGCGGGAGCGACGGCGGCCATGGTCGCGCTGGTTCAAGGCGGGACCCAGCTCATGATCTGGGTCATCGTGGCCTACATCGTCTTGCGCCAGGCGGAAGACCAGCTGATCATGCCGATCGTCGTCGGGCGCGCGGTCGACCTTCACCCCCTCGTCACCATCTTCGCCGTGCTGACGGGGGCGGCGACCGCGGGAGCCCTGGGCGCCATTCTGGCGGTCCCCATCGCGGCGGCCATTCGCATCATTCTGGACGACATCGTCGCAGAATCGCAGGCTGCCGACGCCGAGCCAGCGGAGGAACCGGACACGCGGCAGCTCCCGCTTCCCACCCCCGAGAGGCTGCCGCCCGCCGCGGACTAG
- a CDS encoding glycosyl hydrolase family 65 protein: MPERFSKVGTAPSPCCSDGEGLEARILALGPWATDLDLAWTIAEDGFDAAREESIESRLAISNGFIGVRGSVEEPTAESNPRTYIAGLYDVLPAARPIEALVPGPGWMRLQVWADGGPIQIDRGEPLNHRRVIDLSRGVLWREWSQRDPHGRIIVVRTGRLVSFADRGLAVQVAEVQPKQPTSLALRAWIELPQWMDLLHAGSNILVWRTQNAGQVLAVAHDARLHAGGQSPAGGRPSRSFAGAWEWQSTEPARFSRFVAFVRGDGLDDASPRALELLRKARRNGIHRVFDEHVRAWSERWAASDVVVEGDLDAQRALRFAIYHLNSAANPDDPRVSVGARALTGEAYWGHVFWDTEIFTGPFYTLTWPEAARAMLMYRYHTLPAARAKAARLGYRGALYAWESASSGDETAPAEVVGPDGRVVPINTGVLEQHISADVAYACWQYWQATEDVPFLLEAGAEIILETARFWVSRAQREPDGRCHIRGVTGPDEYHENVDDSAYTNLMAQWNIERAVDTVKLVEDRWPDAWRPLRKRLGVTQREIDHWREVARDIVTGLDAGGPVVEQFAGYFGLEPVDLAVYSPRSQPLDILLGPERTRRSQVIKQADVVMLEALLRERFTAAQVEAGFDYYEPQCGHGSSLSPAIHALVAARLGRTALALRYFRQAAAIDIDDTMGNAALGIHIGTHGGLWQAAVLGFGGLSMAPDGLRFTPHLPDEWGALAYSVQWRGRRLRVRIAAKPRRITVQLLSGEPMAVGTTGDPTRLAAGETWTGPWGEEPRRGQATGPGKVRRSSRRPALAR; encoded by the coding sequence GTGCCGGAGAGGTTCTCGAAGGTCGGAACGGCGCCTTCTCCCTGCTGTTCTGACGGCGAGGGCCTTGAAGCGAGGATTCTCGCTCTTGGACCTTGGGCGACGGATCTGGATCTGGCCTGGACCATAGCGGAAGACGGGTTCGACGCGGCCCGCGAGGAGAGCATCGAATCCCGTCTCGCGATCTCCAACGGGTTTATTGGCGTTCGCGGGTCCGTCGAAGAGCCCACCGCCGAGTCGAACCCACGCACCTACATCGCCGGCCTGTACGATGTCTTGCCGGCCGCGCGCCCCATCGAGGCGCTCGTCCCGGGGCCGGGCTGGATGCGTCTCCAGGTCTGGGCCGATGGCGGACCGATTCAGATCGATCGCGGCGAGCCGCTGAATCACCGTCGCGTCATCGACCTCAGCCGCGGTGTACTGTGGCGGGAGTGGAGCCAACGCGATCCGCATGGCCGGATCATCGTCGTTCGAACGGGGCGCCTGGTGTCATTCGCGGACCGTGGACTCGCGGTTCAGGTGGCAGAGGTGCAGCCAAAGCAGCCAACCAGCCTGGCGCTGCGCGCATGGATAGAGCTGCCCCAGTGGATGGACCTGCTCCATGCTGGGTCCAACATCCTGGTCTGGCGCACGCAGAACGCGGGTCAAGTGCTTGCGGTCGCGCACGACGCGCGTTTGCACGCAGGCGGGCAATCTCCTGCAGGCGGTCGTCCATCTCGCTCATTCGCGGGTGCGTGGGAGTGGCAATCGACGGAGCCCGCGCGGTTCTCGCGTTTCGTCGCCTTCGTGCGAGGCGATGGGCTCGACGACGCGAGTCCGCGTGCCCTCGAGCTGCTCAGGAAGGCGCGTCGCAATGGAATTCATCGCGTGTTCGACGAGCACGTGCGCGCGTGGAGCGAGCGATGGGCCGCGAGCGACGTGGTCGTCGAGGGGGATTTGGATGCCCAACGCGCCCTTCGGTTTGCCATCTATCACCTCAACAGCGCGGCGAACCCAGACGATCCGCGCGTATCCGTCGGCGCGCGGGCGCTGACGGGCGAGGCCTACTGGGGCCACGTCTTCTGGGACACTGAGATCTTCACCGGCCCCTTCTACACGCTGACCTGGCCGGAGGCGGCGCGGGCGATGTTGATGTACCGCTACCACACGCTTCCCGCCGCACGGGCAAAGGCCGCTCGGCTCGGATATCGGGGGGCCCTCTACGCGTGGGAGTCGGCATCAAGCGGGGACGAGACGGCGCCGGCAGAGGTCGTCGGCCCGGACGGGCGCGTCGTGCCCATCAACACCGGCGTCCTGGAACAACACATCAGCGCGGACGTCGCATATGCGTGCTGGCAGTACTGGCAGGCGACCGAGGACGTTCCGTTCTTGCTCGAGGCCGGCGCGGAGATCATCCTGGAAACCGCGCGCTTCTGGGTCAGCCGGGCGCAGCGGGAGCCGGACGGTCGCTGTCACATTCGCGGCGTAACCGGCCCCGACGAGTACCACGAGAATGTCGACGACAGCGCGTACACCAACCTTATGGCCCAGTGGAACATCGAGCGCGCCGTCGACACGGTGAAATTGGTGGAGGATCGCTGGCCGGATGCGTGGCGGCCGCTGCGCAAGCGGCTCGGGGTGACGCAGCGCGAGATCGACCACTGGCGCGAGGTTGCCCGCGATATTGTGACGGGCCTCGACGCCGGTGGCCCGGTAGTCGAGCAGTTCGCCGGCTATTTTGGGCTCGAGCCGGTCGATCTCGCGGTCTATTCACCGCGCTCGCAACCCCTGGACATCCTATTGGGGCCCGAGCGCACACGCCGCTCGCAGGTCATCAAGCAGGCCGATGTCGTCATGCTGGAAGCGCTGCTCCGGGAGCGCTTCACCGCGGCGCAGGTGGAGGCCGGCTTTGATTACTACGAGCCGCAATGCGGGCATGGGAGCTCGCTGTCGCCAGCCATTCACGCTCTCGTGGCAGCCCGTCTGGGCCGCACTGCCTTGGCGCTCCGCTATTTTCGGCAGGCCGCCGCGATCGACATCGATGACACGATGGGGAACGCCGCGCTGGGCATTCACATTGGCACGCATGGCGGGCTCTGGCAGGCGGCGGTTCTTGGCTTTGGCGGCCTCTCCATGGCTCCGGATGGGCTTCGCTTCACCCCGCACCTGCCGGACGAGTGGGGCGCCCTGGCGTACTCGGTACAGTGGCGTGGACGGCGGCTGCGGGTGCGTATCGCGGCGAAGCCGCGAAGGATCACGGTGCAGCTGCTCAGCGGCGAACCGATGGCTGTCGGCACGACGGGCGACCCGACCCGACTCGCCGCCGGCGAAACGTGGACCGGTCCGTGGGGGGAGGAGCCGCGGCGTGGCCAGGCGACAGGCCCGGGCAAAGTCCGGCGATCGTCCCGAAGGCCCGCGCTCGCGCGATAG
- a CDS encoding sigma-70 family RNA polymerase sigma factor — MNNPLVVLSEERWIRAARQGDVDAFNRLVEAYQDIAFAVALRTTGHPDDAADATQEAFLDAFRSISRFRGGSFRAWLVRIVVNACYDLHRSARRRPALSLDGLLEASDAEPWTDGSSPDPEGVALTHETRAAIERALAALPDEQRLAIELVDVQGFSYEESAEALGCAVGTIRSRLARGRARVRDVLSMEGNL, encoded by the coding sequence GTGAACAACCCGCTCGTTGTCTTGAGCGAGGAGCGGTGGATTCGCGCGGCGCGGCAAGGCGACGTCGACGCCTTCAATCGCCTCGTCGAGGCCTACCAGGACATTGCCTTCGCGGTGGCTCTGCGAACGACGGGGCATCCGGATGACGCCGCGGACGCCACGCAGGAGGCGTTTCTCGATGCGTTCCGATCGATCTCCCGGTTCCGCGGGGGATCGTTCCGGGCCTGGCTCGTGCGAATCGTCGTAAACGCCTGCTACGATCTCCATCGATCGGCGCGCCGGCGCCCCGCCCTGTCTCTTGACGGTCTGCTGGAAGCATCTGACGCGGAGCCGTGGACTGACGGTAGTAGCCCAGACCCCGAAGGGGTCGCCCTGACCCACGAGACGCGCGCCGCGATCGAACGGGCGCTCGCCGCGCTTCCGGATGAGCAGCGCCTCGCCATCGAATTGGTCGACGTTCAAGGATTCTCCTACGAAGAGTCAGCGGAAGCTCTCGGCTGCGCAGTGGGCACGATTCGGTCCCGTTTGGCGCGCGGTCGCGCTCGCGTGCGGGACGTCCTGAGCATGGAAGGGAACCTTTGA
- a CDS encoding zf-HC2 domain-containing protein: MDADHATTEQLSALIDAALPPDELSQVESHLAQCERCKKELRELRQTVALLRAVPPAAAPRSFKLPSDDDRAEPPGLERAGGALPRGLLRALSGLAAALMIVAIISETGMPGAPPTARFGYPGGGAASGSSPSAAGSGAALAPTPAGAGDQAPAAAKIQSQRSASGAPPPAGAADGVVDANPDSRASRGAAAPREPPAMGPPTSATTNETTRRPPSDQFTSPTSGPPLAAGWLAAIGLGAVAIVLLVLSFTAPWRARRTR; this comes from the coding sequence GTGGACGCTGACCACGCGACGACGGAACAGCTCTCCGCTCTCATCGACGCGGCCTTGCCACCCGACGAGCTTTCCCAGGTCGAATCGCACCTTGCGCAGTGCGAACGGTGCAAGAAAGAGCTTCGCGAGCTGCGACAAACCGTTGCGCTCCTCCGCGCGGTCCCACCCGCCGCGGCGCCGCGCTCCTTCAAGCTCCCGTCCGATGACGACCGCGCAGAGCCCCCCGGCCTGGAGAGAGCCGGCGGGGCGCTTCCTCGCGGCCTCCTTCGAGCGCTCAGCGGTCTCGCGGCGGCGCTCATGATCGTCGCCATCATTTCCGAGACCGGGATGCCGGGGGCGCCGCCAACCGCGCGCTTCGGGTACCCTGGCGGCGGAGCGGCATCCGGCTCGTCTCCAAGCGCCGCCGGGAGCGGCGCGGCGTTGGCCCCGACTCCCGCCGGGGCAGGCGATCAGGCGCCCGCGGCAGCCAAGATCCAGTCCCAACGGTCGGCGTCCGGAGCGCCGCCGCCAGCCGGCGCCGCCGACGGCGTGGTCGATGCCAACCCGGATTCCCGCGCGAGCAGGGGCGCCGCGGCGCCCCGGGAGCCGCCCGCGATGGGCCCCCCGACGTCGGCGACCACGAATGAAACGACGCGGAGACCGCCCTCGGATCAGTTCACGAGCCCGACCAGTGGGCCACCTCTCGCCGCTGGCTGGCTGGCAGCGATCGGGCTGGGCGCCGTCGCGATCGTGCTCCTGGTCCTGAGCTTCACCGCGCCCTGGCGCGCGCGCCGAACGCGGTGA
- a CDS encoding aromatic ring-hydroxylating dioxygenase subunit alpha, translating into MLTPEENARLTQVGPGTPMGALLRRYWHPVATTAELDREPVMSVRLLGEDLALYRSDDGALGLVRARCAHRGASLAYGIPEENGIRCPYHGWLYDREGRCIEQPSEPSVLPLRIPGYPVKALGGLVWAYLGPEPAPLLPRWDLLVREDLVRTIGVTRLPCNWLQPMENSMDPMHFEHLHNRYGRFVLRRQGKPTMPEMPKTAKIDFEVFEFGIIKRRLMEGQTEEADDWRIGHPVLFPNILTLTDVGRPSFQIRVPVDDANTLHFWYLTTTREAGAPPQETIPVSEFPYQDDDGRLIVETTKGQDMMAWITQGAISDRSTEHPVTSDRGVLLYRKLLLENIEKVAQGQDPLGVIRDPEVNEPMIVIEREHTVGRVPGSGLADVARPLAGAAR; encoded by the coding sequence ATGCTGACGCCCGAAGAGAACGCACGCTTGACCCAGGTCGGCCCGGGGACGCCGATGGGGGCGCTTCTTCGCCGCTATTGGCATCCGGTCGCCACGACGGCCGAGCTGGACCGCGAGCCGGTCATGAGCGTCCGTCTGTTGGGCGAGGACCTGGCCCTCTATCGAAGCGATGATGGCGCGCTCGGTCTGGTGCGCGCTCGGTGCGCCCATCGCGGCGCGTCGCTGGCGTATGGCATCCCCGAGGAAAACGGCATTCGTTGTCCGTACCATGGGTGGCTCTACGATCGGGAGGGTCGCTGCATCGAGCAGCCGTCGGAGCCGTCGGTCCTCCCGCTCCGCATTCCCGGCTACCCGGTGAAGGCGCTCGGCGGCCTCGTCTGGGCCTACCTCGGACCTGAGCCGGCGCCCCTTCTTCCCCGCTGGGACCTGCTGGTCCGAGAAGACCTGGTTCGAACGATTGGCGTGACTCGCCTGCCGTGCAACTGGCTTCAGCCCATGGAGAACTCCATGGACCCCATGCACTTCGAGCACCTGCACAACCGATATGGACGGTTCGTTCTCCGACGGCAGGGCAAGCCGACGATGCCAGAGATGCCCAAGACCGCGAAAATCGACTTCGAGGTGTTCGAATTCGGCATCATCAAGCGCCGGTTGATGGAGGGCCAGACTGAAGAGGCGGACGACTGGCGGATCGGCCATCCGGTCCTGTTCCCAAACATCCTGACCCTGACGGACGTGGGACGTCCATCGTTCCAGATACGGGTCCCCGTCGACGATGCGAATACGCTGCACTTCTGGTATTTGACCACGACCAGGGAAGCCGGCGCGCCTCCGCAGGAGACGATCCCGGTTTCGGAGTTTCCCTACCAGGACGATGATGGGCGCTTGATCGTGGAGACCACGAAGGGGCAGGACATGATGGCCTGGATCACCCAGGGCGCCATCTCCGATCGATCCACCGAGCACCCGGTCACGTCGGACCGGGGCGTCTTGCTCTACCGCAAGCTGTTGCTGGAGAACATCGAGAAGGTGGCGCAGGGCCAGGACCCGCTCGGGGTGATCCGAGACCCGGAAGTGAACGAACCGATGATCGTGATCGAGCGCGAGCACACCGTCGGTCGTGTGCCCGGCAGCGGTCTCGCGGACGTGGCCCGTCCGCTGGCCGGCGCGGCTCGCTGA
- the rfbC gene encoding dTDP-4-dehydrorhamnose 3,5-epimerase: MAIRRCAIDGLLIIERPTFADDRGFFRESFRLNELVDALGQAPCFVQENHSRSRRGALRGLHAENWEKLIYVPRGEVFTAVADIRADSPTFGAVETFILGETNRLKLFLPRAVAHGFCVLSSEADYVYQVTAYYDGSDMQAVRWDDPDLAVAWPIADPILSHRDQHNPALREIRPERFATPRSPRRD, translated from the coding sequence ATGGCAATTCGGCGCTGCGCCATCGATGGCCTACTCATTATCGAACGCCCGACCTTCGCGGACGATCGCGGGTTTTTCCGGGAGTCATTCCGCTTGAACGAGCTCGTTGACGCCCTGGGACAGGCGCCGTGCTTCGTGCAGGAAAACCATTCGCGATCCCGGCGGGGGGCGCTCCGCGGGCTGCACGCCGAGAACTGGGAGAAGCTGATCTACGTGCCGCGCGGGGAGGTCTTCACCGCGGTGGCCGATATTCGCGCAGATTCACCGACGTTCGGAGCGGTCGAAACGTTCATCCTCGGCGAGACGAACCGGCTCAAGCTCTTTCTCCCGCGCGCGGTCGCCCACGGCTTCTGCGTGCTGAGCAGCGAGGCCGACTACGTCTATCAGGTGACGGCCTATTACGACGGGTCCGACATGCAGGCCGTTCGCTGGGACGATCCGGATCTCGCGGTGGCATGGCCGATCGCAGACCCCATCCTTTCGCATCGGGACCAACACAACCCGGCGCTTCGGGAGATTCGCCCGGAGCGGTTCGCGACGCCGAGGTCGCCGAGGCGAGATTGA
- a CDS encoding cobyrinate a,c-diamide synthase → MTRRLVIAGTSSGVGKTTVVCGLISAYRQRGLHVQPFKAGPDYIDPSHHTAAAGVPSRTLDSVLVPHMNLRAIYKRAARSADIAIVEGVMGLFDGRGGQGEAGSTAQIAKLIDAPVVVVIDAAKTSRTAGALALGCVAFDPDLKVAGFILNRVGSADHARWAADSIQQATGLPVLGAFPRDPDLSIPERHLGLVPAAEASPAPAFFDRLAAATARAVDLDRVWSIADAPEPAPAAANSARLYPDEPLAPRTAIAVARDLAFSFYYEDALDLLAAWGAEVIPFSPLWDDRVPTAARGVYLGGGFPELYAAQLAANSPMVASVRDVAARGLPIYGECGGLMYLGRSLVDLDGRTHPMAGIVPLDSAMQWRRAVLGYRTVTALRPSPLLPVGAEVTGHEFHYSVLGAPAPPERAAYRIAERGGGLEGYAVDNVLASYVHVHFAHDAAIARRFVERCVAVDAPV, encoded by the coding sequence ATGACTCGGAGACTCGTCATCGCGGGCACATCGAGCGGCGTTGGCAAAACGACCGTCGTGTGTGGCCTGATCTCCGCCTATCGCCAGCGCGGCCTTCACGTCCAACCTTTCAAGGCGGGCCCGGACTACATCGATCCGAGCCACCACACCGCTGCCGCCGGCGTCCCATCCCGTACGCTCGATAGCGTGCTCGTGCCCCACATGAACCTGCGCGCTATCTACAAGCGAGCCGCGCGGTCGGCCGATATCGCCATCGTCGAGGGAGTCATGGGGCTCTTCGACGGCCGGGGCGGGCAGGGCGAGGCCGGCTCGACGGCCCAGATCGCGAAGCTCATCGATGCGCCGGTCGTCGTGGTCATCGACGCGGCGAAGACGTCGCGAACCGCGGGAGCCCTCGCCCTCGGGTGCGTTGCCTTCGATCCGGATCTCAAGGTGGCCGGATTCATTCTCAACCGCGTCGGCAGCGCCGACCATGCGCGATGGGCGGCCGACTCGATTCAGCAGGCGACCGGACTTCCGGTCCTCGGCGCGTTCCCGCGCGACCCGGATCTGTCGATCCCGGAGCGCCACCTGGGGCTCGTCCCGGCTGCGGAAGCATCGCCGGCTCCGGCGTTCTTCGATCGCCTCGCGGCCGCGACCGCGCGCGCGGTCGACCTCGACCGTGTCTGGTCGATTGCCGACGCGCCGGAGCCAGCTCCTGCGGCGGCCAACAGCGCGCGGCTCTATCCGGACGAGCCCCTCGCGCCGCGCACCGCCATCGCGGTCGCGCGAGACCTGGCCTTCAGTTTTTACTACGAGGACGCGCTCGATCTGCTCGCGGCCTGGGGCGCTGAGGTCATCCCATTCAGTCCGTTGTGGGACGATCGCGTGCCGACGGCGGCGCGGGGCGTATATCTGGGCGGCGGGTTCCCTGAGCTCTACGCCGCGCAGCTCGCCGCGAACTCCCCGATGGTCGCGTCGGTTCGCGACGTCGCCGCTCGGGGGCTCCCGATCTACGGTGAATGCGGCGGCCTGATGTATCTGGGGAGGTCGCTCGTCGACCTGGATGGACGGACGCACCCCATGGCGGGCATCGTTCCACTCGACTCGGCCATGCAGTGGCGGCGCGCAGTCCTCGGGTACCGGACCGTCACTGCGTTACGCCCGAGCCCCCTGCTGCCGGTCGGCGCCGAAGTCACGGGGCACGAGTTTCACTACTCGGTTCTGGGTGCTCCCGCCCCACCCGAACGAGCCGCGTATCGAATCGCCGAGCGTGGCGGCGGCCTCGAGGGCTACGCCGTCGACAACGTGCTTGCGTCGTACGTACACGTCCACTTCGCCCACGACGCGGCCATTGCGCGCCGATTCGTGGAGCGCTGCGTCGCGGTCGACGCACCGGTGTGA